The Periplaneta americana isolate PAMFEO1 chromosome 9, P.americana_PAMFEO1_priV1, whole genome shotgun sequence genome contains a region encoding:
- the LOC138706032 gene encoding facilitated trehalose transporter Tret1-like encodes MGLTVGWTSPTLPMLREDASILSGRIITLEEESWLGSLPYLGCFASTPLYSYINQNFGRKATGYVTALSYFMGWLFIIFGNSIVYFCIGRLILGIGVLGTNVVGTFYIGEISQDDLRGTLGAVRGFARQAGIILVYVIGTYLSVINTAMICASFNLVFLLSFFYLPESPVFLLEIGKTKETLDSYLWFRGGDTQFAGQEVKKLSTVVDSDKSQTKPSLREILSVRGTRKALIIIAVLAVTQQFGGMTVVYGYCAPIIELTGGDVPPHIASFVASAVSIGMTLISCFISESVGRRFILISTNALMVTVLVPLGMYSYLKSLGIDVSFVGLLPVICISAYCGLVVIGPFNLFLVLQSEIFRPEARGVAITLGYLFLSGFSFLTSEIYPYLITALHVYGLSWFFTAFCLITIVFTFFYIPETRNRPLHSILQELNDETFVQNNRSTES; translated from the coding sequence ATGGGATTAACCGTCGGCTGGACATCGCCCACACTACCAATGCTTCGTGAAGATGCGAGTATCCTTAGTGGAAGAATCATCACACTTGAAGAGGAGTCCTGGCTGGGATCACTACCGTATCTCGGATGCTTTGCCTCTACTCCATTGTACAGCTACATAAACCAAAACTTTGGCCGAAAAGCTACAGGATATGTAACGgctctttcctattttatggGATGGTTATTTATTATCTTTGGCAACTCCATAGTCTACTTCTGCATCGGAAGATTAATTCTGGGAATAGGTGTGTTAGGAACGAATGTAGTCGGTACCTTTTATATAGGAGAGATATCACAAGACGACTTACGTGGCACTTTGGGTGCTGTCCGAGGTTTTGCCAGACAAGCTGGCATAATATTAGTGTACGTAATTGGTACGTACTTGTCTGTGATTAACACTGCAATGATATGTGCCAGTTTTAACttagtttttctgctttctttcttCTATCTTCCAGAATCTCCAGTGTTCTTGCTTGAGATCGGTAAAACAAAAGAAACGCTCGATTCATATTTGTGGTTTCGTGGAGGTGACACTCAATTTGCCGGACAGGAAGTGAAGAAATTGAGTACAGTTGTTGACAGTGACAAATCACAAACGAAACCATCACTAAGGGAAATCTTATCCGTGAGAGGGACGAGAAAAGCTTTGATAATCATCGCTGTTTTGGCGGTGACTCAACAATTCGGCGGTATGACCGTTGTTTATGGGTATTGTGCTCCCATTATAGAACTCACGGGTGGTGATGTGCCCCCACACATCGCCTCATTTGTAGCCAGTGCTGTTAGCATTGGAATGACATTGATCTCTTGTTTCATATCCGAAAGCGTAGGGAGGAGGTTCATTCTCATAAGCACGAACGCTTTAATGGTCACCGTTCTCGTACCACTCGGAATGTATTCATACTTGAAGTCACTTGGGATAGACGTCTCCTTTGTTGGACTACTTCCTGTAATATGTATTTCTGCGTACTGTGGCTTGGTGGTTATAGGCCCATTCAACTTATTTCTTGTATTACAGTCGGAAATTTTCAGACCTGAAGCTCGTGGTGTGGCAATTACTTTAGGCTATCTGTTCCTCTCCGGGTTTTCGTTCCTTACATCCGAAATATATCCTTACCTTATTACTGCTCTCCATGTTTATGGATTATCATGGTTTTTTACTGCATTTTGTTTGATTACAATCGTATTTACTTTCTTTTACATACCCGAAACTAGAAATCGACCCTTACACTCTATTCTTCAGGAACTGAATGACGAAACTTTTGTTCAAAATAATCGTTCCACAGAATCTTGA